From the Quercus lobata isolate SW786 chromosome 6, ValleyOak3.0 Primary Assembly, whole genome shotgun sequence genome, one window contains:
- the LOC115950857 gene encoding dCTP pyrophosphatase 1-like translates to MGEGEVIAEERAKDISLKELSKKLEEFAKARDWEKYHSPRNLLLAMVGEVGELSEIFQWRGEVDRGLPNWEESDKEHLGEELSDVLLYLIRLADICGIDLGDAASKKIVKNAIKYPANAQ, encoded by the exons ATGGGAGAAGGAGAGGTGATAGCAGAGGAGAGAGCCAAAGACATTAGTTTGAAAGAACTCTCAAAGAAGCTAGAGGAATTTGCTAAGGCAAGAGATTGGGAGAAGTACCATAGCCCCAGGAATTTACTTCTTGCTATG GTTGGTGAAGTGGGAGAGCTGTCAGAAATATTCCAATGGAGGGGAGAGGTGGACAGAGGCTTGCCCAATTGGGAGGAATCAGATAAGGAGCATTTGGGTGAGGAGCTCTCTGATGTACTGCTATACCTCATCAGATTGGCTGATATATGTGGCATTGATCTTGGTGATGCTGCCTCCAAGAAAATTGTCAAGAATGCAATTAAATACCCAGCCAATGCtcaatga